The sequence below is a genomic window from Pleuronectes platessa chromosome 13, fPlePla1.1, whole genome shotgun sequence.
CAAAAGGAGGTCACTGCTTTACCATATGTTATTGCAGGGGCAGATTTCAGCTGAAATTGGATTGGCACCTGAGCTCATTAATTACCAACAATACTAAAACTAAACCTGCCAATTGGTtaagaattttttatttttcaaacaagAAGCATTTAACAAATGGGtattcaatgatgtgtgtgtttactcaaAGCTATAGAACTAACAGTAAACAGggacttaaatgtgcacctaACTGAATCAGGAACTGCCCTGGATGTTGGAGATATAATTGTCATTTTAGAATCATTTTTGTGGATGATATAGGAGAAGGCCTGGCTCATACCCAATCGATACCTAATAAGAGAGTAAGTTCAGACATTTTGTTTGTCATGAATTTGTTAACTTTATCCAGCCAAAGCCTACATCAAAGCAAGAAACTGACATAAATTGGTGGGGTCAATTTCTACATGAATCATGTTAATTTGACATCTACAAACAAGAATGGACTGACTTTTTTATCTCTTTGTTGCAAATGaagaatattagaaaaaggTTGATAAGTGTCAATTTAGAGGATATTTCATCAAGAGTGACTCATTGGTCATGACCAATATAACAGCTTATAAATTAAAGTTACATAGACTTAAGTTGTGTAATTGTATTGTTATTTGCATGATACATTCAGTTGAAAACAGCATCAACCAAGTCCAACAACAGAGAGCTAATAGCAGTTGCTTATTCAATGGCCACTAAAGGTTATGTTATCTTTATTACCGTATTTCACACCAATCTGTTGTGCTGCCTGGCgtaaacaagaaagaaaaggatATCACTTTACAAAGGGAAGGTCATAACGGCACCGACTTTCTACATGACATGTCCAaattatatttacaaataaacagTGACAGCTTCAATCCCACTGGCCAATTTATAgtaatttaaaaccaaatataaaACGACTGTACATCCATATCAGAGAAAATCAGTAAATCATAATGTCCCTCAAGCTTGACTCATATAGGCTTATTAATATGCTCCAGTTGAGCTATGGTAAAGTGTATTAACCGTGAACAATCAGATTTAAAGGGTTCGCAACCGCAATTTCTATTCCATTGAAAAAATAACTGTTAGGTACTGATATCTTTATAATACAAAGCATGATGTTATTTCGAAGCGAGTATTGACTCCGGCCATATTAAACTCATTTACAGGTCATTTAATTCTAATCCAAGGATGTGCTGAAATCTGAGGTTTTGTCCACCACTGTGACCTTTTTGCCCTGAGATGGGAAATTACTTTCATATAAAAAATtccttttaattttaaataggAATTAATCAAGTGCACTCAAGCTTTATATACAAGAGACCATAAATAATTCACTATTGTTTCAACATGGCAAAAAAGCCAATCAATATACATCAGTATTTCTTTACTTAAGAAAGAATTAATACCAAACGTGTCGATGTGGTGTCGTTAAGTAATTCTGGGGAAATCGGGTCTGCAAATCTTTATGAAGTTTAtcttacatttgaaaacatcacCCATTGGTGTCAACTTCTGCCCGTCACAAGTGAATTCCCTTAAAAAAACAGTCGACATATTCCTGTGATGgcttcaaataaaatgtatgacCAAAAGAGAACCAAGTCTTTCATCAGTGATGTATTTAAGgttacaaataaacatgactgCTCAGCGCACAAGGCTGAATAAAAATGACTAGATTCACCCCTTTAACATGAGGTGCATCCACATTTAACGGGTTCTTCCCTGTCCCATGAACTTGAACTCAGCACTCTATGCAAAAAcctgacaacaaaaaaacaagcaaaccaATGAAcacgggtgaaaacataacctcaaaGGCAGAGTTGAAAAAACAGTGTGGGCAGTGACTTACAGAGTTTGGGGGGGAACACGTACCAGTGAttacaaaacaatatttgtgaaaacattaaaatgatattacaTTCTCATTAGCTTTATTCTTCTGCACAAGCCACTCTTGTTGAACAGAACATCGGCCTCTGAGCTGTTTTGAAGGAATAGACGTCTTCATTAAAGACTCATCAGTTTATGTTGATATGTAGAATGCCACTTTACCGAAGAGGGATAGTATCTAACGCTTCATTTTAGATGATTCCGTGACAAACATATTTGCTATCTGGATCCATTCTGAAGCATTTAAATTCATACAACACTTAAGTATGTATTCTGCAGactaaaatacataaatcataTTTTGTCATGGACTCGCCCTTTAGTGTCGATGTTTAATTGTTGTACGTGGTGAGAACAGTCTCATCCTGTTCAACCAGAACAAATAAAGCCACAATAAAGTCCCTCAACTGGTAACAATGCCACCCTTTTCCTATCTTATGTTCGTAGTGCAACTTCAACAATGCAGTAAATGAGACTGGTTTCTTATTTGCTAATGGGCACTGTATGCTTGAGGAGGGAGATGTCTCCATACAGTGTCCTATACatgcaaaacattaaaataaaaacaagtgcaGAGGAaaggtgtgggtgtggggggggggggggtggttcgCTATGATGTGCATCCAGTTACTTTCACAGCTCATATCCagctcaataaataaataagcttCCCTCCAATAGTACAGATCAAGGTGTGAATGAGTGCATCCATACATGCATGTATGCATGTTGAGTGAGCCATGGGTGAGTTTATTGTTggaatgtatatttgtgtatgAAGTGACTACATGACTCAGTGAGCCCAATGTGTTTCTATAGGCAGGGGAGTGAGGTGAGGGAGAACACTGTGAAGTTGGCAGGTTTGTCGTTTGCTGCAGTTTAGAAGCGGATGAAGGTTGCGTCAATCTGGCGTACGCTGGGTAGCGCCAGCATGATCTTCCGTCGGTACTGGGGGTCCTTCTGTAGCGGGTTTCTTTCGAGGTAGACCGTCTCCAGAGATTTGGCGTTCTTCAGCTCATCGAGGTCTGACCAGTTATCAATTTGATTATCGTTCATCTAAGGAGAGAATGGGAGGACATGTAGCCAATGAGGAGACACGCTTAGCATTGTCCTGCATGGTAGAGGACTTGTACAACAAATGGATGTTGGGGAGAGTTAAAATAATCAACTGCTGTTTAATCAGTCACAAGCTACGATTTCTGACCAGGATGTTTATAGAATTCGTTAAAGTTCCATGTTAGTCTCGCTTGTAGTTTTATTTgctgttgtttatttaatcaCTGAAGTAGTTTTAATGAACCTTGACATAATTAAGAcctatttaaacatattttagacCAAGTATgtaatattttaacatatttaagacttttgaGGCCTAATTCAGATTATTGAGTTTTGAAGACCCCTGCGAAAAAACCCATGAAAAAGTCTAAACGCTGACAGATTATTTTTGCCACAGGCATCTGGGTCCTGTGTAAATAGTGTTGGTAAAAAGGAAGTGTCAACAAGTAACTGAGGATGACAATataaacattcatatttttttcttgttttaaatgATGAATAATGATATCACTGTGTGAATcaatctttttacattttcctttgAAACGCTGTACTGTCAAATAAGTTCTGGTTCCTAAACTTACCATGTTATCTTTTTAACTTTCccatttaataaatatttgaattgaTTATTTTAGCACTTTGTTGATCTACTTATAAAGTAGTTTATACATCATGTTTTATCAACCAATAACATATTAATTGATAAATTGCATTTGAGATGTTATGGTAATATACgcactatatatatttaaatgacaaTTCCAACACAATGCTATTGTGAACACCGTTTAACTGGCATGGCTTATTCAGACTATAAATTAAACAGATATATCAATTATAGATTATAAAGACAGTTTCATAATTAAGTTTAATTTCCCAAATATACATACCCAGAATTCCTGCAGCTCCGTCAGATGGCTGATGTTCTCAATGTTTCTTACTCGATTGGCTGCAATGTCCAGGGTAGTGAGCTTTTTCTATGAGGGTGAGCAAACAATGCGTttgaaaatacagaataaatgCATGATGGACAGTTTGGCATCCAGTCCTTTCAGAAATGGGGCTATTGAAATTCTTTAACTCACATTATTCTCCAAGCCCTCGATGACCTCAATGCCATTATGGCTCAGATAGAGCTCTCTCAAGTTGACAAGGCTCTGCATACCCTCAATTTTAGTAATCCGATTACTCTGAAAATAAATGTACGCAACATTGTTAACAAACATGGCCATATGCATATTTAACTAAAAGTTTTGTAATCACTCCAGAAGAGCTGAAGAACATTTGCATTACCTGAATACTTAAGACAGTCAGGTTGTGCAAACCCTCAAAATGCTGAAGCGTAGTTATTTTATTGGtgccaagaaacaaactttgCAATGATGAGAGATTATCCAGGTTCTCTATGACCTGTGAACACAAGAAtttcaagagaaaaaaaataagtatGCTAAAAGTAAGTCATGATTATTTCACTAATGGCCTTTGATGCATTTTACCCAGTTGCATCAGAGCAAGATGTTAAGATTTAAACAACATTCTCAAAAAGGTTTAACCACACGTCAAACATCTCACCCTGATTCGATTGGAGCCCAGCTCCAGCATCTCCAGGCATGTGAGGTGTTCCAAGTTGGAAATGCTGCCAATTTTGTTGTGAAGTAGAAAAAGTTTCTTCAGGCG
It includes:
- the ppp1r7 gene encoding protein phosphatase 1 regulatory subunit 7, translating into MASLSAGELQEMEVDRRGESEESGDDETKRKSTNGDVDPNQPATTSKEESPVDMETITLDPEEEDVDLVHCRIGKIEGLEVLQKAKTLSLRQNLIKKIENLDSLRSLQELDFYDNQIRKLENLHTLTELEQLDMSFNVLRKVEGLEHLTRLKKLFLLHNKIGSISNLEHLTCLEMLELGSNRIRVIENLDNLSSLQSLFLGTNKITTLQHFEGLHNLTVLSIQSNRITKIEGMQSLVNLRELYLSHNGIEVIEGLENNKKLTTLDIAANRVRNIENISHLTELQEFWMNDNQIDNWSDLDELKNAKSLETVYLERNPLQKDPQYRRKIMLALPSVRQIDATFIRF